AGCCCTCGCCCTCGCGGCTGCACAGCACCAGCGAGCCGCCGTGCATCTTCACGATGGAGTGGCTGATGAACAGCCCCAGCCCCAGCCCGCCGAAGTTGCGGTGCGACACGTTGCGCGCCCGGTAGAAGCGCTGGAACACCTGCCCCTGGTCCGCGCCCGGAATCCCGATGCCGTGGTCCTGCACCTGGATGCGCGCCGCGTCCGCCGCGCGCTCCACCCGCACGGCGATGGGCGCTCCCGCCGGGCTGTACTTGTGCGCGTTCTCCAGCAGGTTCACCAGCACCTGCTCCAGCCGGTCCCGGTCGCCCAGCATCCAGACGCCGTCCGGGGGCACCTCCACCGTGAAGGGGCGCTCGAAGGCATGGCGGAAGTGGTCCACCACCTCCGCCACCAGCTGCCCCACTTCCAGGGGCGCGGAGCTCAGCGCCAGCCGCCCCAGCTCCAGGCGGCTCGCGTCCAGCAGGTCCTCCACCAGCCCCGCGAGCCGGTCCACCTGCCGCTTCGACTTGAGCACGCTGGCCAGCTCCACCGGCTGCCCCGCGGCGATGCGGCGCTCCATGGTGTACAGGCCCAGCTTCAGCGGCGTGAGCGGCGTCTTCAGCTCGTGCGACGCGATGGACATGAACTCCTCGCGCACGCGCAGGGCCGCCTGGGCCTCGCGCAGCAGCCGCGCGTTCTCCACCGCCACCGCGAGCTGGCTGGCCGCCGCGCTCCACATCTCCAGCTCCCGCACGGAGAACGAAGCGCCCTGCTCCTTGTAGATGAGCAGCAGGCCCACCGTGCGGCGCGGCGCGCACAGCGGCACCGCCGCGAACACCGAACCCACCGCGTCCCCGTAGCCCCGCTGGATGCCCAGCTGCGGCTGACGCAGGGCCAGGGCCTGCCGGTAGGGGTCCTCGGTGGGGTCGAAGGCATCCCCGGGCGTGTCGTGCCCCTCCAGGTCCGACACGGCCATGCGCCGCAGCGTCGCGTCGTCCTCCTCGTAGAGGAACACCTCCGCGCGTCGCACCTGGGCACACCTCACCAGGGACACCACGGCGGCCGAGCAGACGCGTTCGACCTCCAGCGACTCACCCACCGCGCGGGCAATCTCCCGCACGGCCTGTGAAAAGGCGCCCTCGTCGTCCACGCCGGAGGGCTCCATCACCAGCCACGCCCCGGACTGACCGCCCGTGCGGGTGGGCTTCACCTGCACGCGCACCTGCCGGAGCGCGCGGGTGATGACGTGTCCCGTGTGGGGCCGGCCCTCGCGGATGGCGCGCTCCAGGGCATCCAGGCTGCGGCCGTGCTCCAGGGCGTCCAGGAGCGTGCCGCCGGGTGGGAGTGCCACGCCCGTCTTGGCCGCGAAGCCCTCCTCGCACCACTGGACGCGAAGGTCGGGTCCCACGCGCAGCAGCGCTTGGGGCAGGCACGAGAGGACATCCTCGACGTCGTTGGGTGGCAGCATGGATGGGGGTGCGGCAGGGGTCGCCTTGGGGAGATATGAATCCCCGCGCATGATCGCAAACCACCCCCGGGCGATCTGCTGGCCTCCGGGGCCCCGTCGCGTTGGAACCCGAACAGAGCCAGCGCCGGGCAGCCAGGGAGGCAACGCTTCACAGGGCGGTGACAGCCGGCGGACGTGTGCTAGACGACACCGCCATGTCCTCTCAGCCGTCCAAGGAAGTCCAGACCTTCCCCAATCCCGCTCCCGAGCGCGACTACGAGATCGCCTTCGACGTTCCGGAGTTCACCTGCCTGTGCCCGCTGACGGGCCAGCCGGACTTCGCGCGCTTCACCATCAAGTACGTGCCGGATCAGCTCTGCGTGGAGCTGAAGAGCCTGAAGCTCTACATGTGGTCGTACCGCAACGAGGGCGCCTTCCACGAGAAGGTGACCAACACCATCGCGGACGACATCGTGAAGGCCATCCAGCCGCGCAAGCTCACCGTGGTGGGCGACTTCTTCGTGCGCGGCGGCATCGGCACCATCGTCACCGTCACGCACGACAAGCGGAAGTAGGCGCGCGCCTCCTTCGCCCCGGCCTTCAGCGGGTGAGCTGCTCCAGCAGCGGCATCCACCAAGCCTGGGAGAGGTAGAGGCCGGTGCCCGCGGCGACCGTGCCCCCGGCGAGCGCGGCCAGCCGCCACTTGCCGGGGCCGCGCCTGGCGGGCTTCGGCGCGGCGAAGACGTCCAGCACGCCCAGTTCCTGCTGGGTGAGGTGGGCCAGGGCCTCCGTCTCCGTGAGCTTCTCGCGGAAGCGCAGGAAGGCCACGAGCAGCGCGGGGTGGGACACGCGCACCTCGCGGGCGAGGAACAGGTCCAGTTCGCGGCGCATGGCGGCGGCGTCCGGGAAGCGGGCCTCCGGCTTCACGGCCAGGGCGCGCTTCACGATGCGCGCGAGCGGCGCGGGGACGTTGGGGGCCACCTTGTGCAGGGGCGCGAACTTGCCGTCGCGGATGCGGGCGAACACCTCACCGGCCGTCTTGCCCACGAAGGGGCGGGTGCCGGAGAGGGCCTCATAGAGGAGGACGCCCAGGGAGAAGATGTCCGTGCGCGCGTCGATGGCGGCGCCCGTCACCTGCTCCGGGGACATGTACGACGGCGTGCCCACGGCCATGCCCTGCTGGGTGAGGGCTTCGAGGCCCACGTCCTTGGCGATGCCGAAGTCCATGAGCTTCACCTCGCCGGACTTGGTGAGCATGACGTTCGCGGGCTTGAGGTCGCGGTGGATGATGCGGCGGAAGTGCGCATGGTCCAGCGCGCTGGCGATGCGCGCGCCGATGACGGCGGCCACGTCCGGGGGCAGCGGGCCGTCCTTGATGAGGGCGTGGAGGGTGGGGCCGTCCACGTACTCCATCACCATGAAGAGGCTGTCGTTCTTCTCCACCAGGTCGTAGAGGGTGACGATGTTCTGGTGACGGAAGGCGGCCAGCGCCAGGGCCTCGCGGCGGAAGCGCGACAGGGCCTCCTTGTCGCGCTGGCCTTCGGGCAGCAGCTCCTTGATGGCCACCTCGCGCTGAAGCAGCTCATGCAGCCCGCGGTACACGAGCGCCATGCCGCCCCGGCCCAGCTCTCCCAGCACACGGCAGGCACCAATCTTGCGGTGACGAACGGCTTTCTCGGTCTTCGGCTCGGCGACGCTCACGGGGCCGAAGGGTAGCGACTCACGCCCCATGCGTCGATGGGCCCCTCCGGCCGGGTGCAATCGCACAGGTGTGATGGAAAGACGCGGTGTCGCTGTCTCACGCCAGGGGGCCTACCTGTCCTGGCCGGGCTGGCAGGATGGGGCGGGCGGACTCGGACTGGGAGACAGGGTGCTGGGACTTCGGGGAGGGTGGTGGGTGCTGGTGGCGGTGGGGCTGGGCGCCTGCGCGGGCCCACGAAGAGGCTCGGCGAGCCTCGCGCAGACCGCGGACAGCGCGACGAACGGCTGTCGGCACTCCCCTTCGCTGTGCGCCGGAGCGGATGCGGTGGTGCCGATGCCTCGCGCGGTGCAGGTGGCCGTGGCGGTCGCGGGGGCCCGGGCGATGCTGGACGAGGACACCCGGCGGGCGGTGGAGGAGGTGCTGAAGCAGTGTGCGGACGACGCCCGCTCGGAGGTCCTGGTTCAACAGCACGGAGGCAAGAGCCCGACGCGGGAGGAGTGCAGCGAGGTGGTCGAATTCAACTCTCGCGGAGAGGCCGTGACACGGGCCATGAAATGGGGAACCTCCATGCACCAGTTCGCATTGGAGTGCGCACGGCAGCGGCTCGACGCCGTGATTCCAGGGAGGTTCAGCCTGGAGCCCACGTACCGGTACGACCGGGGGACTCCCAGAACGACCCATCTCACGCAGGAGGAAGTGAATGCCCTGCTTCGTCAGGGGCGCGGCGCCGAGCTCAAGGGCACCCTCGTTCCCGACGTCGTCATCCACGAGGGCAACCCGCTTCAAGCCCAGTCCGTCTATGACTTCAAATTCCCGTGCGTGAATGGGGAGACAGCGCCCCCATGGCGCAGGTATCCCCGAGGACACCCCTACGAAGGTGAGTCTCAGGACCAGCTCTACAGGGAGGCCCTGCGCCTCCTCGAAGGTCCCTTGCGTGTCATGCCCCGGATGGGAGTCGTTTCACCATGAGCCAACACCTTCCCCGGATCCGGGTGTACTCACAAAATGGAACCCTGCTCATCCGCGAGGGATTGCGCATCCACTTCCACATGCCCCAACCGCACTCACGGCTGGAGCATGTCGTCCAGAAGGCCCTGGACCTCTATCTGGAGACCGTGGGCAGGGATGCCCTGGGCTGGTACGCCACCGAGGAAGGCGAGTGGGCGGCGCTGGATGACAAGGGGTGGCGCGCCGCGCGACATGAACTGCACGCCGAGGGCTTTTCCAACGTGGTGCTGAGCGACGCTGAGAGCGGAGCGATGCGCTATCGCTTCGAGTACCACGGCAAGGACCTTGGCAACCCCGCGCGGGTCTACAGCCCGGCGGTGATCAGCTCCCTGGGCTTCTGGCTCCCCTCCGAGTTCATGGACGAGCGGGGTCCGGACAGCGTGCGTGAGTTGGCGCTGGCCCTGGCAATGGACCTTCCCTTCTCCTCCGGTCAGGCAGGACCTTCCTTTCAATGCCAGCTCGACGTCCTGGGCATCCGCGATGAGAGCGCTGCGCGGAGCCTGCGTCATCCAGGAATGGATGTGTCCACACTCAGCACCCTGGCCATGGAACTGGGAACCCGCGTCCGAGGCCCCTCCTGGATGACCTTCCTGGGGCCGCCCGTGCTCGCGGAGCTGGGAGGCGCCGAAGCCCTTCGCGCCCGTCTTCATTCCCCGGACACCACCGTGCAGGAGCTGGGACGCGACCGCGCCGTCGTCACCCTGGGCCCGGCACCCGAGGCCGGTGACACCGAACAAGGCCAGACACTTCCCGCCTACCGGGAGCTCGCCCGCGTCCTGGAGCCCTGGCTCTTCCAGACGCCCCCTGGCCCTGCCGCGGAGCAGAGCCCCCTCATCACCGACCGACGAAGCTGGCAGCGCCGCTTCCTCGACTGAGCGCTCCGTCTCCTGTTCCCCCTGCCCGTGCACCCCCGGGCGCGCATTCCCATGCTGTGTCCGTCGAATCTGCCATGGGGGAATGACATGACGGAACGGGACGCCTACATCCAGAAGATGGAAGCCGAACAGCGTGAAGCGACCGCGCGCTTCCAGGAGCTCGAAGCGCAGTCGGACCTCGCGGAGAGCGAGGACGAACTGGACCTCATCACTGGCGCCAAGGAGCGCAGCGACGACTTCCAACGCGAGGTCCAGGCCCTGCGCCACGCGGAGCAACAGGACTGGCACCGGGTGAAGACCGCCGCGGAGAAGGCCCGCACCCGGTTCATGGATCACCTTGACCGCGCCGGCCTCCAGTGGGACCAGCTGCGCACGGCCTACCGCCGTGAGCGTGAAGCCGAGCTGCGCAACCTGGGCGCCCAGATGGACCAGTGGGAGGCCGCCCATGCACGCACCACCGCCGAGGACTCGCTCCTCACCCGCCAGGAGATTGATTTCATGAAGCGCGATCTCCTGAACACCCGCAGCCTGCTGCTGCACCTGGGCCGCGCGCGCGGTGCGGCCTGGAAGGAGGCCCGCGAGGAGTACGAAGCCGCCTGGCGCGACCTGCGCGAGCGCTCGCGCCGGATCCGGGCCGACAGCTCCACCGGCATCGCCTCTCCCTCCTGACGCCTCGCGCGCAGGAAGCGCTCCCCTCCCCGCTTCTTCGCAAGCGCCATACGGCCGTCACACGGCTACGCTAGGAACGCCCCCCACCCGGAGGGGGCGCGGCCCGGAAGGACCGCGCCCCTCCCGAGCGTTCAGCCCGCGAGCCCATGGCCCCTTCCGCCCGCCCCACGCCGCCTCCCGTCCTCGCCGCCATCGATGTGGGCACCAACGCCGTGCGCCTGGAGCTGGCCCGCCCCGACGTCGACGGCTCGCTCGAAACCCTCCACCAGGAGCGCGACCCCATCCGCCCCGGCGAGGGCGTCTTCGCCACCGGCGAGATGTCCCCGGAGACCGCCGACCGCCTCCTGTCCACCCTGCGCCGCTACGCCGCGCTCTGCCGCCGCCACAAGGCCCAGGTGCGCGCCGTCGCCACCAGCGCCCTGCGCGAGGCGCGCAACCGCCAGGACATCGTGCGCCGCGTGCACGAGGAAGCGGGCCTGGACCTGGAGGTCGTCAGCGGCAAGGAGGAGGCCCGCCTCATCTGCCTGGGCGTGCTGCACAGGAAGCCCCCCAACGCCCGCTCCCTGCTCGTGGACATCGGCGGGGGCAGCACGGAGGTGGCCATCGCCACCGGGGAGAAGCCCGACGACCTGTGGAGCCTCTCGCTGGGCTCCGTGCGCCTGACGGAGGTGTTCGACACCTCCCGCAAGGTGACGCCCAAGCAGCTGCGGCTGATGCGCGGCTTCGTCAACGAGGTGCTCCACAAGACGCTGCCCGAACAGCTCCCGCCACTGCCCCGCGTGGCGCTGGGCTCCTCCGGCACCATCCAGGCCGTGGTGGGCTACGCCGTCAACGACAACGGCGGCAACGCCACCGTGCGCCAACTCACCCAGTCCGTGGAGACGCTGGCCGCGATGCCGCCGGAGCGCCGCCGCAAGCGCTTCGACCCGCGCCGCGCGGACATCATCGTCGCTGGCGCCGTCATCCTGGAGGGCGTCGCGCGCCACCTGGGCGTGGAGTCCATCAACGTCGTCAACCGGGGCCTGCGCGACGGCCTGCTGGTGGACCTGCTCTACCGCCAGGACGAGACGCGCGACGACCACAGCCTCGCGGACGCTGCGCTCGCCATCGGGCAGCGCTTCTTCTTCGACGAGAAGCACGCCCGCCAGGTGGCCCGCATGTCCCTGGCCCTCTTCGACGGGCTGGCCGCGCTGCACCAGCTGCCCCTCTCCGTGCGCCCCCACCTGGAGGTCGCCGCGCTGCTGCACGACATCGGCACGGCGGTCAGCCACGAGCGTCACCACCGGCACACGTACTACCTCATCCACAACGCGGACATCCCCGGGCTCGCCGACCGCGAGCGGGAGATCATCGCGCGCGTCGCCCGCTACCACCGGCGCTCGCAGCCGGAGCTGTCCCACTCCGGCATGGCGGGCCTCACCCCGTCCGAAGCGCGCCGCGTGCGCAAGCTGGCCACGCTGCTGCGGCTGGCGAACGCGCTGGACCACAGCCACCACCAGCCCATCCGCGACTTCAAGGTCACGCACGGCCGCGACATCGTGACGCTGCACCTGCACGCGAAGCAGCCACTGGACCTGGAGCTGTGGAACGCGGAGCGGGAGGTGCTCCACTTCCGCAAGGTCTTCGGCAAGCGGCTCGCCTTCCAGGTGCACTCGGCCGGGCGCTAGGGGCCCTTCTTCCCTGGCCGCCCCCCAGAGAAGGGAGCTGGGCGGGTTTTGCCCGGCCACATCGCCATGGCCACCTCCAGTGACAACAGGTCCCGTGCGCGGCGCGCATTGGGGGCCGTTTCGTCATTCGAGGCCCCGGGCGGGCAAGGAGCGCACCATGAAGGCCGTCGTATTCCATGGCATTGGCGACATCCGGCTGGACGACGTCCCGGAGCCGAAGCTCAAGGACCCCACGGACGCCGTCGTCCGGCTCACGGCCAGCGCCATCTGCGGCACCGACCTGCACATGATTCGCGGCACCATGGTCGGCATGAAGCCCGGCACCGTGCTGGGCCATGAAGGCGTGGGCGTCATCGAGGAGCTGGGCGAGGACGTGCGCAACTTCAACGTGGGCGACCGCGTGGTCATCTGCTCCACCATCGCGTGCGGCAACTGCTCCTACTGCCGGGCCGGCTACTATTCCCAGTGCAACGACGCCAACCCCAACGGCCCCGCCGCGGGCACCGCCTTCTTCGGCGGCCCCGGCATGACGGGCCCCTTCGACGGCCTCCAGGCGGAGAAGGCGCGCATCCCGTTCGCGCACGTCACCATGGTGAAGGTGCCCGACGGCGTCACCGACGATCAGGCCATCCTCGTCTCCGACATCTTCCCCACCGGCTACTTCGGCGCGGAGATGGCGGAGATCAAACCCGGTGACACCGTGGCCGTGTACGGCTGCGGCCCCGTGGGCCTGTTCGCCATCGTGAGCGCGAAGCTGATGGGCGCCGGCCGCGTGTTCGCCATCGACTGCCACGAGGACCGGCTGGAGCTGGCGCGAATGCAGGGCGCGGAGGTCATCAACTTCGAGGAGGAAGACCCCGTGGAGACGCTCAAGCGCTTCACCGCGGGCATCGGCGTGGACCGCGCCATCGACGCGGTGGGCGTGGACGCCATGCACGCGCACCACGGCCCCGCCGCGAAGAAGTCCAAGGCGGAGAAGCCCGAGTTCAAGCGCGAGGTGGCCATGGTCGCCCCCAAGACGAAGCCGGACGGCGACAACTGGGTGCCGGGCGACGGGCCGTCACAGGCCGCGCAGTGGGCGGTGCAGTCGCTGGCCAAGGCCGGGACGCTGTCCATCATCGGCGTGTACCCGCAGACGATGAACGCGTTCCCCATTGGCGACGCGATGAACAAGAACCTCACCCTGCGCATGGGCAACTGCAACCACCGCAAGTACATCCCGCGCCTGCTGGAGCTGGTGCGCTCCGGCACCGTGGACCCCACCGCCATCCTGAGCCACGTGAAGTCCATGGCCTCCGCCATCGACGCCTACCGCAACTTCGACTTGCGCAAGCCGGGCTGGGTGAAGGTGGAACTGGAGCCCGGCGCCACCGTCCAGTGACGGCGCGGAGGCCTGGAGCAGCGCGGTGGGGCTGCTCCGACGAGATGGCATCACCGCCAATCGGTTGGCAGAA
This region of Corallococcus soli genomic DNA includes:
- a CDS encoding serine/threonine-protein kinase: MALVYRGLHELLQREVAIKELLPEGQRDKEALSRFRREALALAAFRHQNIVTLYDLVEKNDSLFMVMEYVDGPTLHALIKDGPLPPDVAAVIGARIASALDHAHFRRIIHRDLKPANVMLTKSGEVKLMDFGIAKDVGLEALTQQGMAVGTPSYMSPEQVTGAAIDARTDIFSLGVLLYEALSGTRPFVGKTAGEVFARIRDGKFAPLHKVAPNVPAPLARIVKRALAVKPEARFPDAAAMRRELDLFLAREVRVSHPALLVAFLRFREKLTETEALAHLTQQELGVLDVFAAPKPARRGPGKWRLAALAGGTVAAGTGLYLSQAWWMPLLEQLTR
- the queF gene encoding preQ(1) synthase, whose product is MSSQPSKEVQTFPNPAPERDYEIAFDVPEFTCLCPLTGQPDFARFTIKYVPDQLCVELKSLKLYMWSYRNEGAFHEKVTNTIADDIVKAIQPRKLTVVGDFFVRGGIGTIVTVTHDKRK
- a CDS encoding zinc-dependent alcohol dehydrogenase, with the translated sequence MKAVVFHGIGDIRLDDVPEPKLKDPTDAVVRLTASAICGTDLHMIRGTMVGMKPGTVLGHEGVGVIEELGEDVRNFNVGDRVVICSTIACGNCSYCRAGYYSQCNDANPNGPAAGTAFFGGPGMTGPFDGLQAEKARIPFAHVTMVKVPDGVTDDQAILVSDIFPTGYFGAEMAEIKPGDTVAVYGCGPVGLFAIVSAKLMGAGRVFAIDCHEDRLELARMQGAEVINFEEEDPVETLKRFTAGIGVDRAIDAVGVDAMHAHHGPAAKKSKAEKPEFKREVAMVAPKTKPDGDNWVPGDGPSQAAQWAVQSLAKAGTLSIIGVYPQTMNAFPIGDAMNKNLTLRMGNCNHRKYIPRLLELVRSGTVDPTAILSHVKSMASAIDAYRNFDLRKPGWVKVELEPGATVQ
- a CDS encoding ATP-binding response regulator; this translates as MLPPNDVEDVLSCLPQALLRVGPDLRVQWCEEGFAAKTGVALPPGGTLLDALEHGRSLDALERAIREGRPHTGHVITRALRQVRVQVKPTRTGGQSGAWLVMEPSGVDDEGAFSQAVREIARAVGESLEVERVCSAAVVSLVRCAQVRRAEVFLYEEDDATLRRMAVSDLEGHDTPGDAFDPTEDPYRQALALRQPQLGIQRGYGDAVGSVFAAVPLCAPRRTVGLLLIYKEQGASFSVRELEMWSAAASQLAVAVENARLLREAQAALRVREEFMSIASHELKTPLTPLKLGLYTMERRIAAGQPVELASVLKSKRQVDRLAGLVEDLLDASRLELGRLALSSAPLEVGQLVAEVVDHFRHAFERPFTVEVPPDGVWMLGDRDRLEQVLVNLLENAHKYSPAGAPIAVRVERAADAARIQVQDHGIGIPGADQGQVFQRFYRARNVSHRNFGGLGLGLFISHSIVKMHGGSLVLCSREGEGSTFTLDLPRMAAHEVRKLPRRVLVLDEDRGQEASAERTLRAEGFEVFTVQSGAEALRKATHLPVDLIVLSTSATQSQVGSFLETFATLPRARPVPILLAGDTRPWWAQENTALCSRPYRADELLAGVRNMLTRERRRCVSHAEPEAALAS
- a CDS encoding DUF3396 domain-containing protein — protein: MSQHLPRIRVYSQNGTLLIREGLRIHFHMPQPHSRLEHVVQKALDLYLETVGRDALGWYATEEGEWAALDDKGWRAARHELHAEGFSNVVLSDAESGAMRYRFEYHGKDLGNPARVYSPAVISSLGFWLPSEFMDERGPDSVRELALALAMDLPFSSGQAGPSFQCQLDVLGIRDESAARSLRHPGMDVSTLSTLAMELGTRVRGPSWMTFLGPPVLAELGGAEALRARLHSPDTTVQELGRDRAVVTLGPAPEAGDTEQGQTLPAYRELARVLEPWLFQTPPGPAAEQSPLITDRRSWQRRFLD
- a CDS encoding Ppx/GppA phosphatase family protein — protein: MAPSARPTPPPVLAAIDVGTNAVRLELARPDVDGSLETLHQERDPIRPGEGVFATGEMSPETADRLLSTLRRYAALCRRHKAQVRAVATSALREARNRQDIVRRVHEEAGLDLEVVSGKEEARLICLGVLHRKPPNARSLLVDIGGGSTEVAIATGEKPDDLWSLSLGSVRLTEVFDTSRKVTPKQLRLMRGFVNEVLHKTLPEQLPPLPRVALGSSGTIQAVVGYAVNDNGGNATVRQLTQSVETLAAMPPERRRKRFDPRRADIIVAGAVILEGVARHLGVESINVVNRGLRDGLLVDLLYRQDETRDDHSLADAALAIGQRFFFDEKHARQVARMSLALFDGLAALHQLPLSVRPHLEVAALLHDIGTAVSHERHHRHTYYLIHNADIPGLADREREIIARVARYHRRSQPELSHSGMAGLTPSEARRVRKLATLLRLANALDHSHHQPIRDFKVTHGRDIVTLHLHAKQPLDLELWNAEREVLHFRKVFGKRLAFQVHSAGR